A DNA window from Sphingomonas profundi contains the following coding sequences:
- a CDS encoding 5-(carboxyamino)imidazole ribonucleotide synthase, producing MTMPPGATIGILGGGQLGRMLAMAAAQLGYRVHIYSPEGSGPATEVSAEWTQGRYDDGEALAAFADAVDVVTFEFENVPAEPLRRLAERAPVHPRPAALAVAQDRLAEKEFVARLGGTPAPFRAVDTLAALEQAVAAIGAPAILKTRRFGYDGKGQARIAAAGDCAAAWAAIGGAPAVLEGFVPFEREFSVLAVRGADGAFEAWDVPENRHVDGILAASTVPAGGRIAAQADAAATLARWIADELDYVGVLACEFFATDAGPVFNEMAPRVHNSGHWTIEGAVTSQFENHIRAICGLPLGATTLAAPAIEMRNLIGEQVNDWPTILADPAAHLHLYGKREARPGRKMGHVTWLGL from the coding sequence ATGACGATGCCGCCCGGCGCCACCATCGGCATCCTCGGCGGCGGTCAGCTGGGGCGCATGCTGGCGATGGCGGCCGCCCAGCTCGGCTACCGCGTCCACATCTACTCGCCCGAGGGCAGCGGCCCCGCCACCGAGGTTTCGGCCGAGTGGACGCAGGGACGCTACGACGATGGCGAGGCGCTGGCCGCCTTCGCCGACGCGGTCGACGTCGTCACCTTCGAGTTCGAGAATGTGCCGGCCGAGCCGCTGCGCCGGCTGGCGGAGCGCGCGCCCGTCCACCCGCGCCCGGCCGCTTTGGCCGTGGCGCAGGACCGGCTGGCGGAGAAGGAATTCGTCGCCCGGCTGGGCGGCACGCCGGCGCCGTTCCGCGCCGTCGATACGCTCGCCGCGCTCGAGCAGGCGGTCGCCGCGATCGGCGCGCCCGCCATCCTGAAGACGCGCCGCTTCGGCTATGACGGCAAGGGCCAGGCGCGCATCGCCGCCGCCGGCGATTGCGCCGCGGCGTGGGCGGCGATCGGCGGCGCGCCGGCCGTGCTGGAGGGCTTCGTTCCGTTCGAGCGCGAATTCTCCGTGCTGGCGGTGCGCGGCGCGGACGGCGCGTTCGAGGCGTGGGACGTGCCGGAGAACCGCCATGTCGACGGCATCCTCGCGGCCTCCACGGTGCCGGCCGGCGGCCGCATCGCGGCGCAGGCCGATGCCGCCGCGACGCTCGCCCGCTGGATCGCCGACGAGCTCGATTATGTCGGCGTGCTCGCCTGCGAGTTCTTCGCGACCGACGCCGGCCCGGTGTTCAACGAGATGGCGCCGCGCGTCCACAATAGCGGCCACTGGACGATCGAGGGCGCCGTCACCAGCCAGTTCGAGAACCACATCCGCGCGATCTGCGGCCTGCCGCTGGGCGCGACGACATTGGCCGCGCCGGCCATAGAGATGCGCAACCTGATCGGCGAGCAGGTGAACGACTGGCCCACCATCCTGGCGGACCCCGCCGCCCACCTCCACCTCTACGGCAAGCGGGAGGCGCGGCCGGGGCGCAAGATGGGCCACGTCACCTGGCTGGGCCTCTGA
- a CDS encoding nuclear transport factor 2 family protein translates to MDAAETLLAIEQIKQLKGRYFRFMDTKDWAGLRTIFCDDATFDARASLSLDGAGEGGRAAESNDWVYEGGDTIAAFIKGAAGASRTCHHGHCHEVEILSDTEAKGVIAMEDQIFAEDDVTLTLHGIGHYHETYRKVDGQWRIHTSRITRLHVSLG, encoded by the coding sequence ATGGACGCCGCCGAAACCCTGCTCGCCATAGAGCAGATCAAGCAGCTGAAGGGCCGCTACTTCCGCTTCATGGACACCAAGGACTGGGCGGGCCTGCGCACGATCTTCTGCGACGACGCCACGTTCGACGCGCGCGCCTCGCTGAGCCTGGACGGCGCGGGCGAGGGCGGCCGGGCCGCCGAGAGCAACGACTGGGTCTATGAAGGCGGAGACACCATTGCCGCCTTCATCAAGGGCGCGGCCGGCGCCTCGCGCACCTGCCATCACGGCCACTGCCACGAGGTGGAGATCCTCTCCGACACCGAGGCGAAGGGTGTGATCGCGATGGAGGACCAGATCTTCGCGGAAGACGATGTGACGCTGACCCTGCACGGCATCGGCCACTATCACGAGACGTACCGCAAGGTGGACGGCCAGTGGCGCATCCACACCTCGCGGATCACGCGGCTGCACGTGTCGCTGGGGTAG
- a CDS encoding FAD-dependent oxidoreductase, producing the protein MTDGTDFDVIVLGTGAAGLTAAIAAHEQGARVGLFEKGGLVGGTTAWSGGQVWIPANRQMLDLGKQDSPAEAVTYMMSMSNGLIERDMAETFARTGPEMVAFLEERTPVEFVCVPDFPDYHPEQPGGKTGGGRTLECPVYPFGELGEWADRVTVSPYWPNRHIQVGETTLCQAVPEELSDEVKQHRLEHDERGLGLALIGRLLRGCLDRGIVPQTEHRAVELVMDGGRVAGVRFETPDGERRVTAPRVIMATGGFEWDKGFTTAFLRGPLDTSVSVPTNTGDGLRMAMRVGAMLGNMREAWWMPVVEVPEEVCSAGKQLFTGERTLPGSIMVNRAGKRFTNEAANYNAFGAAFHEQETNSCSYANLPCWVIFTQSFYEKYGFAGGYGGERLDDRRPPQWIADADSLRGLAERMGIDPDGLEATVARWNANVEAGSDPDFKRGESMYDRWWGDPTCKGTRAATLGKLEQGPFYAVEVKSGALGTKGGPKTDADAQVLSVDMQPIAGLYAVGNVMASPMGMTYGGGGGTLGPGMVFGYRAGLHAGRAVAAETRQTEDA; encoded by the coding sequence ATGACCGACGGGACCGACTTCGACGTGATCGTGCTCGGCACCGGCGCCGCCGGGCTGACCGCTGCGATCGCCGCGCATGAGCAGGGCGCCCGCGTCGGCCTGTTCGAAAAGGGCGGGCTGGTCGGCGGCACCACCGCCTGGTCCGGCGGGCAGGTGTGGATCCCGGCGAACCGGCAGATGCTCGATCTGGGCAAGCAGGACAGCCCGGCCGAGGCCGTGACCTACATGATGTCGATGTCCAACGGCCTGATCGAGCGCGACATGGCCGAGACGTTCGCCCGCACCGGGCCGGAGATGGTCGCCTTTCTGGAGGAGCGCACGCCAGTGGAGTTCGTGTGCGTGCCCGATTTCCCCGATTACCACCCCGAGCAGCCGGGCGGGAAGACGGGCGGCGGGCGCACGCTGGAATGCCCGGTCTACCCGTTCGGCGAGCTCGGCGAGTGGGCGGACAGGGTGACGGTTTCGCCCTACTGGCCCAATCGCCACATCCAGGTCGGCGAGACGACGCTCTGTCAGGCGGTGCCCGAGGAGCTTTCGGACGAGGTGAAGCAACACCGGCTTGAGCATGACGAGCGCGGCCTGGGGCTGGCGCTGATCGGCCGGCTGCTGCGGGGCTGCCTCGATCGCGGCATCGTGCCGCAGACGGAGCATCGCGCGGTCGAGCTGGTGATGGACGGCGGCAGGGTGGCCGGCGTCCGCTTCGAGACGCCGGACGGCGAGCGGCGCGTGACGGCGCCGCGCGTCATCATGGCGACGGGCGGGTTCGAGTGGGACAAGGGCTTCACCACCGCCTTCCTGCGCGGCCCGCTCGATACCAGCGTCTCCGTGCCCACCAACACCGGCGATGGCCTGCGCATGGCGATGCGGGTGGGCGCGATGCTGGGCAACATGCGCGAGGCATGGTGGATGCCGGTGGTGGAGGTGCCGGAGGAGGTGTGTTCGGCCGGCAAGCAGCTGTTCACCGGCGAGCGCACCCTGCCGGGATCGATCATGGTCAACCGCGCGGGCAAGCGCTTCACCAACGAGGCGGCCAATTACAACGCCTTCGGCGCGGCGTTCCACGAGCAGGAGACGAACAGCTGCTCCTACGCCAACCTGCCCTGCTGGGTGATCTTCACCCAGTCGTTCTACGAGAAATACGGTTTCGCCGGCGGCTATGGCGGCGAGCGGCTGGACGATCGCCGGCCGCCGCAGTGGATCGCCGACGCCGACAGCCTGCGCGGCCTGGCCGAGCGGATGGGGATCGACCCAGACGGGCTGGAGGCGACGGTGGCGCGCTGGAACGCCAATGTCGAGGCGGGATCGGATCCGGACTTCAAGCGCGGCGAGAGCATGTACGATCGCTGGTGGGGCGATCCCACCTGCAAGGGCACCAGGGCGGCGACCCTGGGCAAGCTGGAGCAGGGGCCGTTCTACGCCGTGGAGGTGAAGAGCGGGGCGCTGGGCACCAAGGGCGGCCCGAAGACCGACGCCGACGCGCAGGTGCTGAGCGTGGACATGCAGCCGATCGCGGGTCTCTACGCCGTCGGCAACGTCATGGCCTCGCCGATGGGGATGACCTATGGCGGCGGCGGCGGCACGCTGGGGCCGGGCATGGTGTTCGGCTATCGCGCCGGCCTCCACGCCGGCCGCGCCGTGGCCGCGGAAACCAGACAGACCGAGGATGCCTGA
- a CDS encoding nuclear transport factor 2 family protein gives MADDLAVRIARLEDIEAIRRLKHLYGLLCDDDYDADALVALFTEDGVWDAGELYGRYEGRAAMHAFFSQISKSVVFAIHTALNDIIDVDPGGETAVARFRAIIPSSLRTPEGDVPMWTLSGYEDRLRKVDGEWKFTEMRSIIRRVANHADGWETGA, from the coding sequence ATGGCCGACGATCTTGCCGTGCGCATCGCCCGCCTCGAGGATATCGAGGCGATCCGCCGGCTGAAGCATCTCTACGGCCTGCTGTGCGACGACGATTACGATGCCGACGCGCTGGTGGCCCTGTTCACCGAGGATGGCGTGTGGGACGCGGGCGAGCTCTACGGCCGCTATGAGGGGCGGGCGGCGATGCACGCCTTCTTCTCGCAGATCAGCAAGTCGGTGGTGTTCGCCATCCACACCGCGCTGAACGACATCATCGACGTCGATCCCGGCGGCGAGACCGCGGTCGCCCGCTTTCGCGCGATCATCCCGTCGTCGCTCCGCACGCCGGAGGGCGACGTGCCGATGTGGACGCTGAGCGGCTATGAGGACCGGCTGCGCAAGGTGGACGGGGAGTGGAAGTTCACGGAGATGCGCTCGATCATCCGGCGCGTCGCCAATCACGCGGACGGGTGGGAGACAGGGGCATGA
- a CDS encoding DJ-1/PfpI family protein, which produces MQIAVLTFDGYNELDSFVAAAILNRMRPKGWAAFITAPTEEVTSMNGVTVRRQKPLEFAGEADAVLIGSGIRTRDIAADAALLGRIAIDPSRQLVGAQCSGTLLLAKLGLIGDLPACTDLTTKPWVVEAGVNVIDAPFVAHGNVATAGGCLASLYLATWMIARGASRADAAEAIHYVAPVGEKALHVERALATVAPFLAPAETLAA; this is translated from the coding sequence GTGCAGATCGCGGTGCTGACGTTCGATGGCTATAACGAGCTGGACTCGTTCGTCGCGGCGGCGATCCTCAACCGCATGCGGCCCAAGGGTTGGGCGGCGTTCATCACCGCGCCCACCGAGGAAGTCACCTCGATGAACGGCGTCACCGTGCGCCGGCAGAAGCCGCTGGAGTTCGCCGGGGAGGCTGATGCGGTGCTGATCGGCAGCGGTATCCGCACGCGCGACATCGCCGCCGATGCCGCCCTGCTCGGCCGCATCGCAATCGATCCGTCGCGCCAGCTGGTCGGCGCCCAATGCTCGGGCACGCTGCTGCTGGCGAAGCTCGGCCTGATCGGCGATCTGCCGGCCTGCACCGATCTGACGACCAAGCCGTGGGTGGTGGAGGCCGGCGTGAACGTGATCGACGCGCCCTTCGTCGCGCACGGCAATGTGGCGACGGCGGGTGGCTGCCTCGCCTCCCTCTATCTCGCGACGTGGATGATCGCGCGCGGCGCCTCGCGCGCCGATGCCGCGGAGGCGATCCACTATGTCGCGCCGGTCGGCGAGAAGGCGCTGCATGTCGAGCGCGCGCTCGCCACGGTGGCGCCGTTCCTGGCGCCGGCCGAGACGCTGGCCGCGTAG
- a CDS encoding amidohydrolase produces the protein MRLDHDEIAALVPALTAIRRDIHAHPELGFEEHRTAAIVAAELRALGLAVTTGIGGTGVVGTLRAGASDRTLGLRADMDALPFHEESGVPHASTRPGAFHGCGHDGHVAMLLGAARRLAATRAFAGTIHFIFQPAEEGQAGARAMIEDGLFDRFPCDRVFALHNWPDLPAGSIRTRPGAIMAAADRFDIVVTGKGGHAAMPHQTPDAILAAADLVGQLNAIVSRRIPPTRSAVLSVTQIAGGHAHNVIPAEVRLTGTVRTFDADVQDIIEQAIRAIAAGVALASGTAIDVRYVRTYPATINDAACAALALEAAAAVCGDAAEAPEPAFTSEDFSFMLQAVPGAYLWLGQGREPDSPALHHPRYDFNDGVMDTGIAWFVELAERALPAAG, from the coding sequence ATGCGCCTGGACCATGACGAGATCGCGGCGCTCGTGCCCGCGCTCACCGCCATCCGCCGCGATATCCACGCCCATCCCGAACTCGGCTTCGAGGAGCATCGCACCGCCGCGATCGTCGCCGCCGAGCTGCGCGCGCTGGGGCTGGCGGTGACGACCGGCATCGGCGGCACCGGCGTGGTCGGCACGCTGCGCGCCGGCGCATCGGACCGCACGCTCGGCCTGCGCGCCGACATGGACGCGCTGCCCTTCCATGAGGAGAGCGGCGTGCCCCATGCGAGCACGCGGCCCGGCGCCTTCCATGGCTGCGGGCATGACGGGCATGTCGCCATGCTGCTCGGCGCGGCGCGCCGGCTGGCCGCCACGCGGGCGTTCGCCGGCACGATCCACTTCATCTTCCAGCCCGCCGAGGAGGGGCAGGCCGGCGCCCGCGCGATGATCGAGGACGGGCTGTTCGATCGCTTCCCGTGCGATCGCGTGTTCGCGCTGCACAACTGGCCGGATCTGCCGGCCGGCAGCATCCGCACCCGCCCCGGCGCGATCATGGCGGCGGCCGACAGGTTCGATATCGTGGTGACGGGCAAGGGCGGCCACGCCGCGATGCCGCACCAGACGCCGGACGCGATCCTGGCGGCCGCCGATCTCGTCGGGCAGCTGAACGCGATCGTCTCGCGCCGCATCCCGCCGACGCGATCGGCCGTGCTCTCCGTCACGCAGATCGCCGGCGGCCACGCCCACAACGTGATCCCGGCGGAGGTGCGGCTGACGGGCACGGTGCGCACCTTCGATGCCGACGTGCAGGACATCATCGAGCAGGCGATCCGCGCGATCGCGGCAGGCGTCGCCCTGGCCAGCGGCACCGCCATCGACGTGCGCTACGTCCGCACCTACCCGGCGACGATCAACGACGCCGCGTGCGCCGCGCTGGCGCTGGAGGCGGCCGCCGCCGTCTGCGGCGATGCCGCCGAGGCGCCGGAGCCCGCCTTCACCTCCGAGGATTTCTCGTTCATGCTGCAGGCGGTGCCGGGCGCCTATCTGTGGCTGGGCCAGGGCCGCGAGCCGGACAGCCCCGCCCTCCACCACCCGCGCTACGACTTTAACGACGGCGTAATGGACACCGGCATCGCCTGGTTCGTCGAACTCGCCGAGCGCGCGCTGCCGGCGGCGGGCTGA
- a CDS encoding NADP-dependent malic enzyme translates to MSEGSNVQFSEREALLFHSSGRPGKIQIVATKPMATQRDLSLAYSPGVAVPVRAIAADPDTAYDYTAKGNLVAVISNGTAILGLGDLGALASKPVMEGKAVLFKRFADVDSIDIELNTKDAQRFIEAVELMEPTFGGINLEDIGAPDCFIIEQTLREKMNIPVMHDDQHGTAIITAAGLINACHLTGRNLADIKVVVNGAGAAAIACTALIKSMGVRHDNVIMCDRKGVIWQGREGVDQWKSAHASTTDRRTLNEALEGADVFLGLSAAGSLKPDMMMKMAAQPIIFAMANPDPEITPPEAKAARPDAIIATGRSDYPNQVNNVLGFPFIFRGALDVRATAINEEMKIAAAQALADLAREQVPEEVAQAYGGQAPRFGRDYIIPAPFDPRLMEVVPAAVAKAAMDSGVARKPILDMAAYRESLKARLNPTTSVLTLAYEAARAHPKRVVFAEAEEEVVLRAAIQFRDGGYGTPVLVGRDEVPDRLRALGVDDPDSFELHNSRNSPLIERMVDFLYDRLQRRGYLRRDVQFLVNQDRNIFGALLVAMGEADVMITGVTRTYAQTLRQIRRVLDPQAGITPFGIHVLVGQSHTVFMADTTVNERPSALQLADIAEQTAAVARKMGHEPRVAFLSYSTFGNPPGNWLANLREAVAILDARGVSFEYEGEMAPDVALNEKLQKNYPFMRLSGPANVLIMPGLQSANLSAKLLRELGGDSVIGPMLVGLEKPVQIATMSATASELVTLAVLAAAGIAN, encoded by the coding sequence ATGAGCGAAGGCAGCAACGTCCAGTTTTCCGAGCGCGAGGCGCTGCTGTTCCACTCCTCCGGCCGGCCCGGCAAGATCCAGATCGTCGCCACCAAGCCGATGGCCACGCAGCGCGACCTGTCGCTGGCCTATTCGCCCGGCGTCGCGGTTCCGGTGCGGGCGATCGCCGCCGATCCGGACACCGCCTACGACTATACCGCCAAGGGCAACCTCGTCGCGGTGATCTCGAACGGCACCGCGATCCTCGGCCTCGGCGATCTCGGCGCGCTCGCCTCCAAGCCGGTGATGGAGGGCAAGGCGGTGCTGTTCAAGCGCTTCGCCGACGTCGACTCAATCGATATCGAGCTGAACACCAAGGACGCGCAGCGCTTCATCGAGGCGGTGGAGCTGATGGAGCCCACCTTCGGCGGCATCAACCTGGAGGATATCGGCGCGCCCGACTGCTTCATCATCGAGCAGACGCTGCGCGAGAAGATGAACATCCCGGTGATGCATGACGACCAGCACGGCACCGCGATCATCACCGCCGCCGGCCTCATCAACGCCTGCCACCTCACCGGCCGCAACCTGGCGGACATCAAGGTGGTGGTGAACGGCGCCGGCGCCGCCGCGATCGCCTGCACCGCGCTGATCAAGTCGATGGGCGTGCGCCACGACAACGTCATCATGTGCGATCGCAAGGGCGTGATCTGGCAGGGCCGCGAGGGCGTGGACCAGTGGAAGTCGGCCCATGCCTCCACCACCGACCGGCGCACCCTGAACGAGGCGCTGGAGGGGGCGGACGTGTTCCTCGGCCTCTCCGCCGCCGGATCGCTGAAGCCGGACATGATGATGAAGATGGCGGCGCAGCCAATCATCTTCGCGATGGCCAACCCCGATCCGGAGATCACGCCGCCGGAGGCGAAGGCGGCGCGGCCCGACGCGATCATCGCCACCGGCCGGTCCGACTATCCGAACCAGGTCAACAACGTGCTGGGCTTCCCCTTCATCTTCCGCGGCGCGCTGGACGTGCGGGCGACCGCGATCAACGAGGAGATGAAGATCGCCGCCGCCCAGGCCCTCGCCGATCTCGCGCGGGAGCAGGTGCCGGAGGAGGTGGCGCAGGCCTATGGCGGGCAGGCGCCTCGCTTCGGCCGCGACTATATCATCCCCGCGCCGTTCGACCCCCGGCTGATGGAGGTGGTGCCCGCCGCCGTGGCCAAGGCGGCGATGGATTCGGGCGTGGCGCGCAAGCCCATCCTCGACATGGCGGCCTATCGCGAATCGCTGAAGGCGCGGCTGAACCCGACCACATCGGTGCTGACCCTGGCCTACGAGGCGGCGCGTGCCCACCCGAAGCGCGTCGTGTTCGCCGAGGCGGAGGAGGAGGTGGTGCTGCGCGCCGCCATCCAGTTCCGCGACGGCGGCTACGGCACGCCGGTGCTCGTCGGCCGCGACGAGGTGCCGGACCGGCTGCGCGCGCTGGGCGTGGACGATCCCGACAGTTTCGAGCTGCACAACAGCCGCAATTCGCCGCTGATCGAGCGGATGGTGGACTTCCTCTACGATCGGCTCCAGCGGCGCGGCTATCTGCGCCGCGACGTGCAGTTCCTGGTCAACCAGGATCGCAACATCTTCGGCGCGCTGCTGGTGGCGATGGGCGAGGCCGACGTGATGATCACCGGCGTCACGCGCACCTATGCGCAGACGCTGCGGCAGATCCGGCGGGTGCTCGATCCGCAGGCGGGCATCACGCCGTTCGGCATCCACGTGCTCGTCGGCCAGAGCCATACCGTGTTCATGGCGGATACCACGGTGAACGAGCGGCCCTCGGCGCTGCAGCTCGCCGACATCGCCGAGCAGACGGCGGCAGTGGCGCGCAAGATGGGGCATGAGCCGCGCGTCGCCTTCCTCTCCTACTCCACCTTCGGCAACCCGCCGGGCAACTGGCTGGCGAACCTGCGCGAGGCGGTGGCGATCCTCGACGCGCGCGGCGTGAGCTTCGAATATGAGGGCGAGATGGCGCCGGACGTGGCGCTGAACGAGAAGCTGCAGAAGAACTACCCGTTCATGCGCCTGTCCGGCCCGGCCAATGTGCTGATCATGCCGGGCCTGCAATCGGCCAACCTCTCGGCCAAGCTGCTGCGCGAGTTGGGCGGCGATTCGGTGATCGGGCCGATGCTGGTCGGGCTGGAGAAGCCGGTGCAGATCGCCACGATGTCGGCCACCGCATCCGAACTGGTGACGCTGGCGGTGCTGGCGGCGGCGGGCATCGCGAACTGA
- the mutS gene encoding DNA mismatch repair protein MutS, translated as MAASGKEKGTVPAVTPMMAQYHALKAESADCLLFYRMGDFFELFFDDAKVAAACLDIALTARGEHGGDAVPMCGVPVHAAENYLARLIKAGHRVAIAEQVESPAEAKRRGGSKALVRRAIVRVVTAGTLTEEALLDARAANWLVAIAEAGGAVGLAAADISTGRFEIACVAASGRDAELARLGAAEIVVPETLAAAPAGAIPFDPRAFDSLAAEARLKALFGVATLDGFGRFERAGLAAAGGLLAYLDRAGQGTLPLLQPPAARVAADHMLIDAATRESLELTAAAGGGRRGSLLDAVDRTVTGAGARMLAADIAAPLMDRAAIERRLDLVRRFADDAALREAVRAALRAAPDIGRALGRLAAGRGSPRDLGQLRDGLDEARALHARLVRLEDRPPLLEEAAARLAGHGALTDLLGRALVPVPPVDAAQGGYIAEGFDPALDDLRATGGEGRRAIAALEARYRTATGIAGLKIRHNGVLGYHVEVQARHAEPLMAADSGFTHRQTLAGVVRFNAPDLHEQALRVGQAGAHALAAEAAHLEELTATALRGATAIAATADALARLDVAAGLAERAAEGGWARPAFATHPCFDVTGGRHPVVESAIAAGGGRFVANDCRLSEESRLWLVTGPNMGGKSTFLRQNALIAVLAQAGSYVPATAATLGLVDRLFSRVGASDNLARGRSTFMVEMVETAAILAQATPASFVILDEVGRGTSTYDGLAIAWAVVEAVHDRNRCRCLFATHYHELTRLAERLDGLSLHHVRAREWKGDLVLLHELARGPADRSYGLAVAKLAGLPPPVVARAKAVLAKLEKGRAATGGLAAGLDDLPLFAAAAAADPPPDPLRAALAAIDVDALSPRDALDRLYALKRAAAE; from the coding sequence ATGGCAGCTTCGGGCAAAGAAAAGGGCACCGTGCCGGCGGTGACGCCGATGATGGCGCAATATCACGCGCTGAAGGCGGAGAGCGCGGATTGCCTGCTGTTCTACCGCATGGGCGACTTCTTCGAGCTGTTCTTTGACGATGCGAAGGTGGCCGCCGCCTGCCTGGACATCGCGCTCACCGCGCGCGGCGAGCATGGCGGCGATGCGGTGCCGATGTGCGGCGTGCCGGTGCATGCGGCGGAAAACTATCTGGCGCGGCTGATCAAGGCCGGCCACCGCGTCGCCATCGCCGAGCAGGTGGAGAGCCCGGCCGAGGCAAAGCGGCGCGGCGGATCGAAGGCGCTGGTGCGCCGCGCGATCGTGCGCGTGGTGACGGCCGGCACCCTGACCGAGGAGGCGCTGCTGGACGCGCGGGCGGCCAACTGGCTGGTCGCCATAGCCGAGGCGGGCGGCGCCGTGGGGCTGGCGGCGGCCGACATCTCCACCGGCCGGTTCGAGATCGCCTGCGTGGCAGCGTCGGGCCGCGATGCCGAACTCGCCCGCCTTGGCGCGGCCGAGATCGTCGTGCCGGAAACGCTGGCGGCGGCGCCCGCCGGCGCGATCCCGTTTGATCCCCGCGCGTTCGACAGCCTCGCCGCGGAGGCGCGGCTGAAGGCGCTGTTCGGCGTCGCCACGCTGGACGGCTTCGGCCGGTTCGAGCGGGCCGGGCTGGCGGCGGCGGGCGGCCTGCTCGCCTATCTCGATCGCGCCGGCCAGGGCACGCTGCCGCTGCTCCAGCCGCCGGCGGCGCGGGTGGCGGCCGATCACATGCTGATCGACGCCGCCACCCGCGAGAGCCTGGAGCTGACGGCCGCCGCCGGCGGCGGGCGGCGCGGCAGCCTGCTCGATGCGGTGGACCGCACCGTCACCGGCGCCGGCGCGCGGATGCTGGCGGCCGACATCGCCGCGCCGCTGATGGACCGCGCGGCGATCGAGCGGCGGCTCGATCTCGTCCGCCGCTTCGCCGACGACGCCGCCTTGCGGGAGGCTGTGCGCGCCGCGCTGCGGGCCGCGCCCGATATCGGCCGCGCGCTCGGCCGGCTGGCGGCGGGGCGCGGCTCCCCGCGCGATCTCGGCCAGCTGCGCGACGGGCTGGACGAGGCGCGCGCGCTCCACGCCCGCCTCGTCAGGCTGGAGGATCGACCGCCGCTGCTGGAGGAGGCCGCCGCCCGCCTCGCCGGCCATGGCGCGCTCACCGATCTGCTCGGCCGGGCGCTGGTGCCTGTGCCGCCGGTCGATGCCGCGCAGGGCGGCTATATCGCCGAGGGGTTCGATCCGGCGCTCGACGATCTGCGCGCGACGGGCGGCGAGGGCCGCCGCGCCATCGCCGCGCTGGAGGCGCGCTACCGCACCGCCACCGGCATCGCCGGCCTCAAGATCCGCCACAACGGCGTGCTGGGCTACCATGTCGAGGTGCAGGCCCGCCACGCCGAGCCGCTGATGGCGGCGGACAGCGGCTTCACCCACCGCCAGACCCTGGCCGGCGTCGTCCGCTTCAACGCGCCCGACCTGCACGAGCAGGCGCTGCGCGTGGGCCAGGCCGGCGCCCACGCGCTCGCGGCCGAGGCGGCGCATCTGGAGGAGCTGACCGCCACCGCGCTGCGCGGTGCCACCGCCATCGCCGCCACCGCCGACGCGCTCGCCCGGCTCGACGTGGCGGCGGGGCTGGCCGAACGGGCGGCGGAGGGCGGCTGGGCGCGACCCGCCTTCGCCACCCACCCCTGCTTCGACGTGACCGGCGGGCGCCACCCTGTCGTCGAGAGCGCGATCGCGGCAGGCGGCGGCCGCTTCGTGGCGAACGACTGCCGGCTCTCGGAGGAGTCGCGCCTGTGGCTCGTCACCGGGCCGAACATGGGCGGCAAATCCACCTTCCTGCGGCAGAACGCGCTGATCGCGGTGCTGGCGCAGGCCGGCAGCTACGTGCCCGCCACCGCCGCGACGCTGGGCCTCGTCGATCGCCTGTTCAGCCGGGTCGGCGCGTCGGACAATCTGGCGCGCGGGCGATCGACCTTCATGGTCGAGATGGTGGAGACGGCGGCGATCCTCGCCCAGGCGACACCCGCCAGCTTCGTCATCCTCGACGAGGTGGGGCGCGGCACCAGCACCTATGACGGCCTCGCCATCGCCTGGGCGGTGGTGGAGGCGGTGCACGACAGGAACCGCTGCCGCTGCCTGTTCGCCACCCATTATCACGAGCTGACGCGGCTGGCCGAGCGGCTCGACGGGCTCAGCCTCCACCATGTCCGCGCGCGGGAGTGGAAGGGCGATCTGGTGCTGCTGCACGAGCTGGCGCGCGGGCCCGCGGATCGCAGCTACGGCCTCGCCGTCGCGAAACTCGCCGGCCTGCCGCCGCCGGTGGTGGCGCGCGCCAAGGCGGTGCTGGCCAAGCTGGAGAAGGGCCGCGCCGCCACCGGTGGCCTGGCCGCCGGGTTGGACGACCTGCCGCTGTTCGCCGCCGCTGCCGCCGCCGATCCGCCGCCCGATCCGCTGCGCGCGGCGCTGGCCGCGATCGACGTGGACGCCCTTTCCCCGCGCGACGCGCTCGACCGGCTCTACGCGCTGAAGCGGGCGGCGGCGGAGTAG